The following is a genomic window from Pseudomonadota bacterium.
CGTTCGACCATGCTGTTTGTAGACAGCCCACCCGCGATGTTCGTTCCCCTGCATGTCAAAAGCGAATTCTCTCCCGGACATAGCGCTGCCGCCGTGGAAGAGCTAATGCACCGTGCGGGAATGTTTGGAATTCCGGCCATGGCGCTCACTGATGTCGAGAACCTTTATGGTCAGGTCCGGTTCCACCGCGCCGCGCGGTCCTACGGGATTAAGCCTATCACCGGCGTGGAGCTGCGGGCCCAATATCAAGCGGGCACGCTAGGATGCAAATCTGGGCGATTGGTCTTGCTCGCCCGCGATCGATTGGGCTACGAGAGCCTCTGTCGGATCATTACCCGCCGTCGCAGCGCCGTTCGCCAGAGGGGGTACGACCCGCTCGATTGCCTCAAAGCCGAGCCGAGCGGGATGTTTTTCTTGAGCGATGATGCCTCGCTGATCGAAGCGCTGCTCCAAGTTGGCGTCGCCGCCACAGATATACGCTTCCTGCTCGTTCGGCCGGGTAATATTTCTCATGATATTTGGGTGCCACCACGCGGGGTTCGCACGGTCGCGGATCCGGATATAGTCATGGCCGGCCCCGCCGACCGGGACCTGCATTTGCTGAGGATGACTATCTGCCGCCGTCAAGAAATCTCGGAGCTAAACGACGCGGAGCCATGCAGCCTGGCTCCGCCGCTAGAGCTCCGCGCGCTGTACCGCGATGTGCCGGAGGCGCTCACGGAAACGCTGGACGTGGCGGAGGAATGCAACTTTGATCTCGGCGACGCGCCTCCGGTTTTGCCCTCCTTCGAGTTGCCGGCCGGCGAGACAGCAGAGGCACGGCTCGCAGCCATGTGCTGGACGCGCCTTCGGGCTGCGCAACATACTGGGCGGTGTCGGGGGCCGCGATACGAAGAACGCCTGCGCCAGGAGCTCTCGGTCGTTGAACGCTTGGGCTATGCCGGTTATTTCCTGATCATGGCGGAGATTGCCGACCACGCTCGGCAGCTCGACATCGCCGTTGCGGGACGCGGCTCGGCGGCTGGATCGCTCATGGCGCATCTCTTAGCTCTCACCGCAGTAGACCCGATCGAGCGCGGGCTGTACTTCGAGCGGTTTCTGAACCCGGCAAGGAAAGAGCTTCCCGACATCGATCTCGATGTCGCCTCCGACCGGCGGGATGCGCTCATCGACTGGGTTTACACCCGCTTCGGAGAGGAGCGGGTGGCGATGGTATCGGCGCATCAGACAATGCGGCGGCGCGGGGCATTTCGCGCAGGCCTTAAGGCACTCGGCATGCGGCCGGCCGAGGTCGATCGGTTCTGTCAGCGGATGCCAGCGGACGAGCTTGAAGAGGAGCTGCTGCCGCTGCATCTGCTGCCGGGCCGCTATCGCGCCGCCGTGCCGTTGATCGGGCGGCTGGTGGGCAGGTTCCAACATCTATCCGTCCATCCCGGTGGGGTGGTCATCGCCGAGCCGCCCATCGATAGCCAGGTGCCGCTCGAACGGGCGCCGAAGGGAGTGCGCGTGACGCAGTTCGACAAGCGCGGGCTCGCGGCGATCGGGCTCGTGAAGTTCGATCTGCTCGGCAATCGGGCGTTAACTGCGATCGCCGAAATCAGACGGCGTGTAGGGGCACCGCTGGTGGCATCTGATGCCGATCCGGCGACACTCGAAACCGTGCGTGCCGCTCGCACTGTCGGATGTTTTCAGATCGAGACGCCGGCACTGCGGGCAACGCTGCGCAGGCTGCCGGTGCGGGGGATCGCAGACCTCATAGGCGCGCTTGCCATCGTGCGCCCTGGCCCCGCTGCGGGTGAGGCGAAGGCCGCCTATCTCCGGCGCGCGAATGGAACCGAGGCGCCCCAAGCCCCGCATCCGCGCCTCGCGGCGCTCTTGCGTGAAACGCACGGCATGATGCTCTACGAAGAAGACCTTATGGCGTCCATCGCCGCGATGACGGGAAGCTCGCTCGAGGCCGCAGACGATCTGCGTGCCGCGATTGTGCGGGCCGATAATGCTGCTACCCTCGCCGGCCTCGAGCGCGACTTCGTCGCCGCATCCGTACAGAGCGGCGTAATGGCAAGCGAAGCGCTCGCGGTGTGGCTTGTACTCGCGCGCTTCGCCGCCTACTCGTTCAACAAAGCGCATGCCGCGAGCTATGCCGAGCTCGCGTGGCAGTCGGCCTACCTAAAGACCCACTATCCG
Proteins encoded in this region:
- the dnaE gene encoding DNA polymerase III subunit alpha encodes the protein MHRAGMFGIPAMALTDVENLYGQVRFHRAARSYGIKPITGVELRAQYQAGTLGCKSGRLVLLARDRLGYESLCRIITRRRSAVRQRGYDPLDCLKAEPSGMFFLSDDASLIEALLQVGVAATDIRFLLVRPGNISHDIWVPPRGVRTVADPDIVMAGPADRDLHLLRMTICRRQEISELNDAEPCSLAPPLELRALYRDVPEALTETLDVAEECNFDLGDAPPVLPSFELPAGETAEARLAAMCWTRLRAAQHTGRCRGPRYEERLRQELSVVERLGYAGYFLIMAEIADHARQLDIAVAGRGSAAGSLMAHLLALTAVDPIERGLYFERFLNPARKELPDIDLDVASDRRDALIDWVYTRFGEERVAMVSAHQTMRRRGAFRAGLKALGMRPAEVDRFCQRMPADELEEELLPLHLLPGRYRAAVPLIGRLVGRFQHLSVHPGGVVIAEPPIDSQVPLERAPKGVRVTQFDKRGLAAIGLVKFDLLGNRALTAIAEIRRRVGAPLVASDADPATLETVRAARTVGCFQIETPALRATLRRLPVRGIADLIGALAIVRPGPAAGEAKAAYLRRANGTEAPQAPHPRLAALLRETHGMMLYEEDLMASIAAMTGSSLEAADDLRAAIVRADNAATLAGLERDFVAASVQSGVMASEALAVWLVLARFAAYSFNKAHAASYAELAWQSAYLKTHYPVEFAAAVLNSYGGHYPLRTVAGELARCGVRLLAPHVNFSETACTAEAGAVRVGLSAVKRLTAKSRRLILDRGPFTSLADLLARVAISHRELEALVLCGACDALAPLAEELYPFAHQDVLERLREERSAGVLEGFVSRRAYGARAKAYRSLVRIRNELRFLEMHLTDHPMHVLRDEAARVGCITTAELAARRGAKVRIAGLVAAARRLVTRGGRIMQFVTLEDEHGLVETVLFPDVYASLQDPVTTPGPFIFGGRVEDGEAQLHVSEVIPFYLRARPE